In a genomic window of Sulfurimonas denitrificans DSM 1251:
- a CDS encoding FxsA family protein, with the protein MIYFLIYLFLEVLISVNISSAIGGLWTFFEILFSAFFGITILMNFRSTFRENVISVSYKCIDLEEFQRLNLFSIFGAILLIIPGFLTDIIGILLQFSVFTTMLVNRYNVKSKCKTDYEKYNKEKDINVIDVEIISDNSRTK; encoded by the coding sequence ATGATATATTTTTTAATCTATCTTTTTTTAGAGGTGCTAATCTCTGTTAATATTTCCTCTGCTATAGGAGGGTTATGGACTTTTTTTGAGATACTCTTTAGTGCATTTTTTGGCATAACTATACTTATGAATTTTCGCTCGACATTTAGAGAAAATGTTATTTCGGTCTCATATAAATGTATAGACTTAGAGGAGTTTCAGCGCCTTAATCTCTTTAGTATATTTGGGGCAATTTTACTTATTATCCCAGGTTTTTTAACAGACATTATAGGCATTTTATTGCAATTTAGCGTATTTACAACTATGCTTGTTAATCGTTATAATGTAAAATCAAAGTGCAAAACAGATTATGAAAAATACAATAAAGAGAAGGATATAAATGTCATTGATGTTGAAATTATTAGCGATAACTCTCGTACTAAGTAG
- a CDS encoding DUF2018 family protein, with product MYGLFEDEDDIFMGSPKSKLMDVIFNANNDVVRYELEKFIDRAAAMEMMMRERCSDKFSDNGDEIEKEIKSYILTNRDEIDSFSKNLYIEMMGAILSQSE from the coding sequence ATGTACGGACTATTTGAAGACGAAGATGATATATTTATGGGCTCACCTAAGAGCAAACTTATGGATGTAATTTTTAATGCAAACAATGATGTAGTGAGATATGAGTTAGAAAAATTTATTGACAGAGCAGCTGCAATGGAGATGATGATGAGAGAGCGATGTAGTGATAAATTTAGCGATAACGGCGATGAAATAGAAAAAGAGATTAAGTCTTATATTTTAACAAATAGAGATGAAATTGATAGTTTTTCAAAAAATTTATATATTGAAATGATGGGCGCAATTTTATCACAAAGTGAATAG
- the proS gene encoding proline--tRNA ligase, which produces MRRSRAFIPTAKEAPSDATLPSHKFLVRGGFINQQGAGLYNFLPLGKIVLEKIRAVVKEELDLAGCNEVQLSFVTPIGLWERSGRSEAMGKEMLRINDRHQNEFVLSPTNEEAMVELVKNRVTSYKDLPLNLYQINTKFRDEARPRYGLLRGREFLMKDGYSFHSSTQDMIREFDLMEETYKKIFTRLGLDFRVVAADSGAIGGDGSKEFHVLADSGEDTLIVCQSCNYGANIETIDEFKDKIDELNEKSYEELKELKIDQKCSCGANLHFKKGIEVGHIFQLGTKYSAALEANFSDENGRSKPFEMATFGIGVSRLVAAIIEQNHDESGCIWTKESAPYIVNIMVSNVKDEAQMSLGEDLYAKLRAAKVDVIFDDTKERFGFKMKDAELIGFPYTLIIGKELEGGLVQIFDRKTKESISVESSSAYDKIMELIK; this is translated from the coding sequence GTGAGAAGAAGCAGAGCGTTTATTCCAACTGCAAAAGAAGCACCATCCGATGCAACATTGCCAAGCCATAAGTTCTTAGTAAGAGGCGGTTTTATAAATCAACAAGGTGCTGGACTTTATAATTTTTTACCTCTTGGAAAGATAGTATTAGAGAAAATTAGAGCTGTTGTAAAAGAGGAGCTAGACCTTGCAGGCTGCAATGAAGTACAACTTAGTTTTGTGACTCCAATTGGCTTGTGGGAGAGAAGTGGTCGCTCTGAAGCTATGGGCAAAGAGATGCTTAGAATCAACGACAGACACCAAAATGAGTTTGTTCTAAGCCCAACAAATGAAGAAGCTATGGTTGAACTTGTAAAAAACAGAGTAACAAGCTATAAAGATTTACCATTAAATTTATATCAGATAAATACTAAATTTCGTGATGAAGCTAGACCTAGATATGGGCTTTTGCGTGGTAGAGAATTTTTGATGAAAGATGGTTACTCATTTCACTCAAGCACACAAGATATGATTCGTGAGTTTGATTTAATGGAAGAGACTTATAAGAAAATCTTTACAAGACTTGGACTTGACTTTAGAGTTGTAGCGGCTGATAGCGGAGCAATTGGCGGAGATGGAAGTAAAGAGTTCCATGTCTTAGCAGATAGCGGAGAAGATACTCTTATAGTGTGTCAATCTTGTAATTATGGTGCAAATATTGAGACTATTGATGAGTTTAAAGATAAGATAGATGAACTAAACGAGAAGAGTTATGAAGAGTTAAAAGAGTTGAAGATAGATCAAAAATGCTCTTGTGGAGCAAACCTTCACTTTAAAAAAGGTATAGAAGTTGGACATATTTTTCAACTTGGAACTAAATACTCAGCAGCATTAGAAGCGAATTTTAGTGATGAAAACGGCAGAAGCAAACCCTTTGAGATGGCAACATTTGGCATAGGAGTGAGCAGATTGGTTGCTGCGATTATAGAGCAAAACCATGATGAGAGTGGCTGTATTTGGACTAAAGAGAGTGCACCTTATATTGTAAATATTATGGTTTCAAATGTCAAAGATGAGGCTCAAATGAGTCTTGGAGAAGATCTTTATGCAAAACTAAGAGCGGCAAAAGTAGATGTCATTTTTGATGATACAAAAGAGAGATTTGGCTTTAAAATGAAAGATGCCGAGCTTATTGGTTTTCCATATACGCTTATAATCGGAAAAGAACTTGAGGGTGGATTAGTTCAGATTTTTGATAGAAAAACAAAAGAGAGTATCTCTGTTGAGTCAAGTAGTGCCTATGACAAAATTATGGAATTGATTAAGTAA
- a CDS encoding DsbA family protein, which produces MLKLLAITLVLSSLLRAEATGEDVENFLKKMFASNQGIKSLNVKVTNITEVQGHDDWYAYYVELDALLVKDKRQVVQKMVWFSDGKVITKEIFDIEKIKDMNELVSLPFEDKNYKKENLIYGNENAKHKVAIFSDPLCPFCKTFVPEALEYMKKRPNDFAVYYYHFPLESLHPAAVELVKAATALELQGKKDVVLNLYKVKVDPKEKSNDKILAEFNRVMGSNIKMFDLISKEVGEHLKSDLAVADSMMVNGTPTIFFDGVLDRTKMKYKEVK; this is translated from the coding sequence ATGTTGAAATTATTAGCGATAACTCTCGTACTAAGTAGTCTCTTACGAGCAGAAGCTACAGGCGAAGATGTAGAGAATTTTTTAAAAAAAATGTTTGCATCGAATCAAGGTATAAAATCACTTAACGTAAAAGTAACAAATATAACAGAAGTCCAAGGGCATGATGATTGGTACGCATATTATGTTGAACTAGATGCTCTTTTAGTAAAAGACAAACGTCAAGTTGTTCAAAAAATGGTTTGGTTCTCAGATGGAAAAGTGATAACAAAAGAGATTTTTGATATAGAAAAAATCAAAGATATGAATGAGTTGGTCTCTTTGCCTTTTGAAGATAAAAACTATAAAAAAGAGAACCTTATATATGGAAATGAAAATGCAAAACATAAAGTAGCAATCTTCTCAGATCCTCTTTGTCCATTTTGTAAAACTTTTGTTCCAGAAGCTCTTGAGTATATGAAAAAAAGACCAAATGATTTTGCAGTGTATTATTACCATTTTCCACTTGAATCGCTTCACCCAGCTGCTGTAGAGTTAGTAAAAGCTGCTACTGCCCTTGAACTTCAAGGAAAAAAAGATGTAGTACTTAATCTATATAAAGTAAAAGTAGATCCAAAAGAGAAATCAAATGATAAGATATTAGCTGAGTTTAATAGAGTAATGGGCTCAAATATAAAAATGTTTGATCTTATCTCAAAAGAGGTAGGTGAACATCTAAAGAGTGATTTAGCAGTAGCCGACTCAATGATGGTAAATGGAACTCCTACAATTTTCTTTGATGGAGTTTTAGATAGAACAAAAATGAAATATAAAGAGGTAAAATAG
- a CDS encoding tetraacyldisaccharide 4'-kinase — protein sequence MHKKLVFWVEEYFYNPSLSQKILSIFMLPLSWVYCFYMYVRFKSKRTENFGIGIISVGNLNVGGSGKTPLVTALASRYEGAAIVLRGYGRKSSGLYVVNNGVEILCDVEVSGDEAMIYAHKVSKAIVIVSEDRKKGILKAKEMGAKIVFLDDAYSKHDIKKLDILIHVESKNLSCLPSGPFRERLWSEKEAIVLKEGTHFKRVVELKNKSDKMSLLSAIARPQRLDKYLPKVVSKNYFEDHHSFSKSEVLEILRRDGSDSVLVTYKDFVKLEQFDLPLSLLDLHVEVDEYIFKIIDNYRGK from the coding sequence TTGCATAAAAAATTAGTTTTTTGGGTTGAGGAGTACTTCTACAACCCAAGCCTCAGTCAAAAAATCCTCTCCATTTTTATGCTTCCGCTTAGCTGGGTTTACTGTTTTTACATGTATGTAAGATTTAAGAGTAAACGCACAGAAAATTTTGGTATTGGTATCATAAGTGTAGGAAATCTAAATGTTGGCGGAAGTGGTAAAACACCACTTGTAACGGCACTTGCATCAAGATATGAGGGAGCAGCTATTGTACTTAGAGGATATGGACGAAAAAGCAGTGGACTCTATGTTGTAAATAATGGAGTAGAAATATTATGTGACGTAGAAGTTAGCGGTGATGAGGCTATGATTTATGCACATAAAGTTTCTAAAGCAATAGTTATAGTTAGTGAAGATAGAAAAAAAGGGATTTTAAAAGCTAAAGAGATGGGTGCAAAAATAGTTTTTTTAGATGATGCTTACTCTAAACATGATATAAAAAAGCTAGACATTCTTATACATGTAGAGAGTAAAAATTTATCTTGTTTGCCATCTGGACCATTTAGAGAGAGGCTTTGGAGCGAAAAAGAAGCAATAGTTTTAAAAGAGGGCACTCATTTTAAAAGAGTAGTTGAACTTAAAAATAAAAGTGATAAAATGTCGCTCTTAAGTGCAATAGCAAGACCGCAGAGACTAGATAAGTACCTGCCAAAAGTTGTTAGTAAAAACTACTTTGAGGATCATCACTCTTTTAGTAAGAGTGAGGTTTTAGAGATTTTAAGACGAGATGGCTCAGATAGCGTTTTAGTTACATATAAAGATTTTGTAAAGTTAGAGCAGTTTGATTTACCGCTATCTCTGCTTGATTTACATGTAGAAGTTGATGAGTATATTTTTAAAATTATAGATAATTATAGGGGAAAATAA
- a CDS encoding FAD-dependent oxidoreductase, which yields MKIYDFLIIGAGSAGCNSAAYLQKRGLKVAIADKEGVASGGSGAAGAFLSPLAGVENSYNLFINRALEYSLDFYETMFQDEIVKSGVLRVANENFDTAKLQTNSIKNRYISTKELKEISQNFAQIDGYFYENAAILNPHEVCRELIKECDFYKLHVEELRYEDGFYLFDDFMAKDVILAQGVIKPIVSTPYIKIAPIFGVKIDVKTTTKVPFNIHKSISVSTNKNDSTISIGATKERHDTSQIECLTSCDKCAFYTNSEQGQVEELLMEASELIKLEDLEVTKIYRGARATIKSYFPVIGKVIDYEESLKKYPSIKNGTKIMPELLTYFPNLYIINALGSRGFVVAPLLAKLLCEEILDSKKIPQELSSEKLFYKMARAKNQIVI from the coding sequence ATGAAAATATATGACTTTTTAATTATTGGTGCAGGCAGTGCTGGGTGCAATAGCGCTGCTTATCTTCAAAAAAGGGGATTAAAAGTTGCCATTGCTGACAAAGAGGGAGTAGCAAGCGGCGGAAGCGGCGCTGCTGGAGCCTTTTTATCGCCTCTTGCTGGGGTTGAGAATAGTTATAACCTCTTTATAAATAGAGCACTAGAATACTCTTTAGATTTTTATGAAACAATGTTTCAAGATGAGATAGTAAAGAGTGGTGTTTTAAGAGTTGCAAATGAGAATTTTGACACTGCAAAGTTACAAACAAATAGCATAAAAAATCGTTATATAAGTACAAAAGAGTTAAAAGAAATTTCACAAAATTTCGCTCAAATAGATGGATATTTTTATGAAAATGCCGCAATTTTAAATCCACATGAAGTTTGTAGAGAACTCATAAAAGAGTGTGATTTTTATAAATTACATGTAGAAGAGTTAAGATATGAAGATGGATTTTATCTATTTGATGATTTTATGGCTAAAGATGTAATTCTAGCTCAGGGTGTAATAAAGCCTATTGTTTCAACTCCATACATAAAAATAGCACCTATTTTTGGAGTTAAAATCGATGTAAAAACAACAACAAAAGTACCATTTAACATACATAAATCTATCTCTGTATCAACAAATAAAAATGATTCTACTATCTCTATAGGTGCGACAAAAGAGAGACATGACACATCACAAATAGAGTGTTTGACCTCATGTGATAAATGCGCCTTTTATACAAATAGCGAACAAGGACAAGTTGAAGAGTTGCTTATGGAAGCGAGTGAATTAATTAAACTTGAAGATTTAGAAGTAACAAAAATTTACAGAGGTGCAAGAGCGACAATTAAGAGCTATTTTCCAGTAATTGGCAAAGTTATAGATTACGAGGAGAGCCTCAAAAAATATCCATCTATAAAAAATGGAACAAAAATTATGCCAGAGCTACTTACATACTTTCCAAATTTATATATCATAAATGCTCTTGGCTCAAGGGGTTTTGTAGTAGCTCCATTACTTGCAAAACTGCTATGTGAAGAGATTTTAGACTCAAAAAAAATACCGCAAGAGCTCTCAAGCGAGAAACTATTTTATAAGATGGCAAGAGCCAAAAATCAGATAGTTATCTGA
- the argB gene encoding acetylglutamate kinase: protein MQKKIETVQTLLEALPFIKEFRGKTVVIKYGGSAQETPQLKEKFAEDILLMYLVGIKPVIVHGGGRQINEMLDALKIESKFIEGQRVTSKEVMRIVEMVLSGEINKEIVSLLNSHGAKAIGISGKDAHFISAKAKDFSRWGLTGNITDVKADVISNLIAEKFIPVIAPIAAGGEMGHPGFNINADLCASYVAKAIGAHKIIFLTDTAGVLNNSKELFSTLTKAEVEALKADGTIHGGMVPKVDACLEAIEGGVAKAHIIDGRIEHSMLLELFTSAGVGTQITI from the coding sequence GTGCAAAAAAAGATTGAAACAGTACAAACGCTTCTTGAAGCTCTGCCATTTATAAAAGAGTTTAGAGGTAAAACAGTAGTTATAAAATATGGTGGTTCAGCTCAAGAGACACCTCAGTTAAAAGAGAAGTTTGCAGAGGACATTTTGCTTATGTATCTAGTTGGAATCAAGCCAGTTATAGTTCATGGCGGTGGACGACAGATAAATGAGATGCTTGATGCACTAAAGATTGAGAGCAAGTTTATTGAAGGGCAAAGGGTCACATCAAAAGAGGTTATGAGAATCGTTGAGATGGTTTTAAGCGGAGAGATAAACAAGGAGATAGTCTCACTCTTAAACTCTCATGGTGCAAAAGCTATAGGAATCAGCGGAAAAGATGCCCATTTTATATCTGCAAAAGCAAAAGATTTTTCAAGATGGGGTTTAACTGGGAATATTACAGACGTAAAAGCTGATGTTATCTCAAATCTTATAGCTGAAAAATTTATTCCAGTTATCGCTCCAATCGCTGCTGGAGGTGAGATGGGTCACCCTGGATTTAATATAAATGCAGATTTGTGCGCCTCGTATGTTGCAAAAGCAATAGGAGCACATAAAATTATCTTCCTAACAGATACAGCAGGTGTTTTAAACAACAGCAAAGAGCTATTTAGTACGCTTACAAAAGCGGAAGTTGAGGCTCTAAAAGCAGATGGAACAATTCATGGCGGAATGGTACCAAAAGTGGATGCTTGTCTTGAAGCAATAGAAGGTGGAGTTGCTAAGGCGCATATTATTGATGGAAGAATAGAGCACTCAATGCTCTTAGAACTCTTCACATCAGCTGGAGTTGGAACTCAGATAACTATCTGA
- a CDS encoding menaquinone biosynthesis decarboxylase, with protein MKKTIELLKKNGELRIVDTELDIYLEIPHLAYAEVKKKDGGLALLFTNVIDKKSGKKFDEEILMNVFGSYSRCELLFGRTIESVADEITKLLHMKPPSGFLNKISMASELFSLKNIFPKKLSREGECQKIKYLENEIDLYKIPVLTTWEQDGGPFITMAQVYTQSFDGEMVNVGMYRLQVYDKNHLGMHWQIHKDSSHFFDQYQKAGKKMPVTIAIGGDPLYTWCATAPLPYGVNELLMYGLIKKESAKLVKSLTNPLYIPHDVDYVIEGWVDTNEMKIEGPFGDHTGYYTLEESYPVMEVSAITTKKKPTYLATVVGKPPLEDKYMGWATGKIFFPLLKTTAPDLLDYHMPENGGFHNLILAKMQPHYKGHAKQFMHAFWGAGQMSFVKHAIFLDEKAPKLDSYDAVTSYILDRFTPKSLFITEGILDALDHSSDEALIGGKLGIDVTAANRVEAPNLLGDEELLIRVKELIPDVVNLHQFMRRTKNPITVISVDKTKNAKHYFEALIPLSMHLRVVVFIDAHKNDIFNAYMLVWRVTNNMDALRDIYISGLMVAIDGTNKNSLDSFERRWPDDVDCTQSVVESLKLKGVWDLSEKLYEKFQLS; from the coding sequence ATGAAAAAAACCATTGAGTTATTAAAGAAAAACGGCGAGTTAAGAATAGTTGATACAGAACTTGATATTTATCTTGAAATCCCTCATTTAGCTTATGCAGAGGTTAAGAAAAAAGATGGCGGCTTAGCACTACTTTTTACAAATGTGATTGATAAGAAGAGTGGTAAAAAGTTTGATGAAGAGATTTTAATGAACGTTTTTGGTTCATATAGCCGTTGCGAGCTTCTTTTTGGCAGAACAATAGAATCTGTCGCAGATGAGATAACAAAACTGCTCCACATGAAGCCTCCGAGTGGTTTTTTAAATAAAATTTCAATGGCAAGTGAACTTTTCTCACTTAAAAATATATTTCCAAAAAAACTCTCAAGAGAGGGTGAGTGTCAAAAGATAAAATATCTTGAAAATGAGATAGATCTTTATAAAATCCCAGTTTTAACTACATGGGAACAAGATGGTGGTCCTTTTATCACAATGGCTCAAGTTTACACTCAAAGTTTTGACGGAGAGATGGTAAATGTTGGGATGTACAGACTTCAAGTGTATGATAAAAATCATTTAGGAATGCACTGGCAGATTCATAAAGACTCTTCACACTTTTTTGACCAGTACCAAAAAGCTGGTAAAAAAATGCCTGTAACCATAGCAATTGGGGGAGATCCACTCTACACATGGTGTGCAACGGCTCCTCTTCCTTATGGTGTTAATGAACTTTTAATGTATGGACTTATAAAAAAAGAGAGTGCAAAATTAGTAAAATCTTTGACAAATCCACTCTATATTCCACATGATGTAGATTATGTTATAGAGGGTTGGGTTGACACAAATGAGATGAAAATTGAGGGTCCTTTTGGAGATCACACAGGATATTATACTTTAGAAGAGTCATATCCAGTGATGGAAGTAAGTGCTATTACTACAAAGAAAAAACCAACATACTTAGCTACAGTTGTAGGAAAACCGCCTCTTGAGGATAAGTACATGGGATGGGCTACTGGGAAGATATTTTTTCCTCTGCTAAAGACAACAGCTCCTGATTTGCTTGATTATCATATGCCAGAAAATGGTGGTTTTCATAATCTAATACTAGCAAAAATGCAGCCTCATTATAAGGGACATGCAAAACAGTTTATGCATGCTTTTTGGGGTGCAGGGCAGATGAGTTTTGTTAAACATGCAATTTTCTTAGATGAAAAAGCTCCAAAATTAGATAGTTATGATGCGGTAACTAGCTATATACTAGATAGGTTTACTCCAAAATCTCTCTTTATAACAGAGGGTATTTTAGATGCACTAGATCACTCATCTGATGAGGCGCTAATAGGTGGAAAGCTAGGTATTGATGTTACAGCAGCAAACAGAGTAGAGGCACCAAATCTTTTAGGTGATGAAGAACTTTTAATAAGAGTTAAAGAGCTTATTCCAGATGTGGTAAATTTGCATCAGTTTATGAGAAGAACAAAAAATCCAATTACTGTTATATCTGTTGATAAAACAAAAAATGCAAAACATTATTTTGAGGCACTTATACCTTTGAGTATGCACTTAAGAGTTGTAGTTTTTATAGATGCTCATAAAAATGATATATTTAACGCCTACATGTTAGTGTGGAGAGTTACAAATAATATGGATGCTCTAAGAGACATATATATATCTGGATTAATGGTTGCAATTGATGGAACAAACAAAAACTCATTAGATAGTTTTGAGAGAAGATGGCCTGATGATGTTGATTGTACGCAGAGTGTTGTAGAATCTCTTAAACTCAAAGGTGTATGGGATTTAAGTGAAAAATTATATGAAAAGTTCCAATTATCATGA
- a CDS encoding polyprenyl synthetase family protein: protein MQRVDSEITRLIKEIDYDEVTNLFNKLQGGKRLRAGLILKIAPTCTTAPLLGAIVELIHAASLLHDDVIDEATLRRGVASINATDGSKTAVMLGDILYSKAFSELVAFDKEIAKVISSSVTALSKGEMMDVKMASAFNSDEERYLEMLYLKTATLIEACAHAAALLAQKDALSHSIYGKNLGLSFQIIDDILDITSDEATLGKPAMNDFVEGKCTLPYIYLYQHLGEEDREKLSSLHAKALSRDESIWIREMMQQHKTIEKSFALAQKLSNEAMSVIKDDTELVEILQTMIKRSY from the coding sequence ATGCAAAGAGTTGATAGTGAAATAACCAGACTTATTAAAGAGATTGATTATGATGAAGTAACTAATCTTTTTAATAAGCTTCAAGGCGGAAAGAGACTTAGAGCAGGATTGATTTTAAAGATAGCTCCAACTTGTACAACTGCCCCTCTTCTTGGCGCAATAGTTGAGCTAATTCATGCAGCTAGTCTTTTACATGATGATGTTATTGATGAGGCAACTCTTAGGCGTGGAGTTGCTTCTATTAATGCAACAGATGGAAGCAAAACCGCTGTAATGCTTGGAGATATACTCTACTCAAAAGCTTTTAGCGAATTAGTAGCATTTGATAAAGAGATTGCAAAAGTTATCTCATCTTCTGTTACAGCACTCAGCAAAGGCGAGATGATGGATGTAAAGATGGCCTCTGCTTTTAACAGCGATGAAGAGAGATATCTTGAGATGTTATATCTTAAAACGGCGACTCTAATAGAAGCCTGTGCCCACGCTGCTGCACTCCTTGCTCAAAAAGATGCACTCTCTCACTCTATTTATGGAAAAAATCTAGGATTATCTTTTCAGATAATAGATGATATTTTAGATATAACTTCAGATGAAGCTACACTTGGAAAACCTGCAATGAACGATTTTGTCGAAGGAAAATGTACCCTGCCTTATATCTATCTTTATCAACACTTAGGTGAAGAAGATAGAGAAAAACTAAGCTCTTTACATGCAAAAGCGTTGAGCAGAGATGAGTCTATTTGGATAAGAGAGATGATGCAACAACATAAAACCATCGAAAAATCATTTGCTCTTGCACAAAAACTATCTAACGAGGCTATGAGTGTCATAAAAGATGATACAGAGTTAGTAGAAATTTTACAAACCATGATAAAAAGAAGTTACTAA
- the hemC gene encoding hydroxymethylbilane synthase: MKKLVIATRGSQLALWQSNHIKAILQEQNPGLEVELNVIVTTGDRIQDKALSKIGGKGLFLKELEEAMLQGEAQIAVHSLKDVPTVMPDGLILAAITEREDSRDALLSEKYANIDALPKNAVVGTSSLRRRMQIQKLRPDLIIKDLRGNVDTRIRKLKEGEFDAIILAAAGINRLSLLDAVKHVYPISLEEMVPSMGQGALGIEAVNDAEVLRIVAGLEDEYSRIETTIERSFVDELEGGCQVPIGVNASVLDDGTISIRAVLGLPNGEEMLSDSKITSKKDYENIGREIAAEFIEKGAKELLSRAEAMMENK; the protein is encoded by the coding sequence ATGAAAAAATTAGTAATAGCAACAAGAGGATCTCAACTAGCACTTTGGCAGTCAAATCATATAAAAGCTATTTTACAAGAGCAAAATCCAGGTCTTGAAGTTGAGTTAAATGTTATCGTTACAACAGGAGACCGTATTCAAGATAAAGCGCTCTCTAAAATAGGCGGAAAAGGGCTGTTTTTAAAAGAGCTTGAAGAAGCTATGCTCCAAGGAGAAGCTCAAATTGCAGTTCACTCCCTAAAAGATGTTCCAACAGTTATGCCTGATGGTCTTATCTTAGCAGCAATCACAGAGAGAGAAGATTCAAGAGATGCACTTTTATCAGAAAAATATGCAAATATTGACGCACTGCCTAAAAATGCAGTGGTAGGTACATCTTCTCTTCGCCGTCGTATGCAGATACAAAAACTTCGTCCAGATTTAATCATAAAAGATTTAAGAGGCAATGTTGATACAAGAATTAGAAAGCTAAAAGAGGGTGAATTTGATGCAATTATTTTAGCTGCTGCTGGAATAAATAGACTCTCTTTGCTTGATGCTGTAAAACATGTATATCCTATTTCACTTGAAGAGATGGTTCCATCTATGGGACAAGGGGCACTTGGAATAGAAGCGGTAAATGATGCTGAAGTTTTAAGAATAGTTGCAGGACTTGAAGATGAGTATAGTAGAATTGAGACAACTATAGAGAGATCTTTTGTTGATGAGTTGGAGGGTGGTTGCCAAGTTCCAATAGGTGTTAATGCATCTGTTTTAGATGATGGAACTATTAGTATTAGAGCCGTGCTTGGTCTTCCTAATGGAGAAGAGATGCTAAGTGATTCAAAGATAACATCTAAGAAAGATTATGAAAACATTGGCAGAGAAATAGCAGCAGAGTTTATAGAAAAAGGGGCTAAAGAGCTTCTTAGCCGTGCTGAAGCAATGATGGAAAATAAGTAA
- the hemA gene encoding glutamyl-tRNA reductase produces MHYLNISFSHKNSTLDVREKLSYKDDYATKGCLSKLNSGESINESILISTCNRMEVFCSCSDIASATKHIFEMLAARSGVSIDELEGRADIFDDSSAIHHLFSVASSLDSMVIGETQIAGQLKDAFRFSYDNGFCSQKLARAMHHAFKCAAKVRNATDISSKPVSIASVAVSKLKSVLDNVEGKKALVIGVGEMSEITAKHLLSSGADVYITNRTKHKAEKLASECGAKVLDMQDLHKAVNEFEILFTATSSSEPIITDEIIKPCDFDRYWFDMAVPRDINYHKGDRINLYVVDDLKNIVDQNMSFREDGARKAHGIIGRSTVEFFEWLNTLNIEPMIKEIYEKAFEAARIESQRVIKKGFIPKEYEDQIHKMSQQVLKRFLHQMSSKMRSVSEESKADMLTSAVQFLIEKDQRDIPDKYKCEHALNIIEGR; encoded by the coding sequence ATGCACTACTTAAATATAAGTTTCTCACATAAAAATTCAACTCTTGATGTTAGAGAAAAACTCTCTTATAAAGATGATTACGCTACAAAAGGGTGCTTAAGTAAGCTAAACTCTGGCGAGTCTATTAACGAATCTATTTTAATCTCTACATGTAATAGAATGGAAGTGTTTTGCAGCTGCAGTGATATAGCTAGTGCGACAAAACATATATTTGAGATGTTAGCCGCAAGATCTGGGGTTTCTATAGATGAACTTGAGGGCAGAGCAGATATTTTTGATGACAGTAGTGCGATTCATCATCTCTTTAGTGTTGCATCATCACTTGATTCTATGGTTATTGGCGAAACGCAGATAGCTGGACAGTTAAAGGATGCTTTTAGATTCTCTTATGATAACGGATTTTGTTCTCAAAAATTGGCTCGTGCCATGCATCACGCTTTTAAGTGCGCTGCAAAAGTGCGAAATGCTACGGATATCTCATCAAAACCAGTATCAATTGCTAGTGTTGCAGTCTCAAAACTAAAATCAGTTCTTGATAATGTTGAGGGTAAAAAAGCCTTAGTTATCGGCGTTGGAGAGATGTCTGAGATAACAGCAAAGCACCTTCTCTCAAGTGGAGCAGATGTTTATATAACAAACAGAACAAAACATAAAGCTGAAAAACTAGCCTCAGAGTGCGGTGCAAAAGTTTTGGATATGCAAGATTTACATAAAGCTGTAAATGAGTTTGAGATTCTCTTTACTGCTACATCTTCGTCTGAACCTATTATTACAGATGAGATAATAAAACCATGTGATTTTGATAGATATTGGTTTGATATGGCAGTGCCTCGTGATATAAACTATCACAAAGGCGATAGAATAAACCTTTATGTGGTTGATGATTTAAAAAATATTGTTGATCAAAATATGAGCTTTCGTGAAGATGGCGCTAGAAAAGCACATGGCATTATAGGAAGAAGCACAGTTGAATTTTTTGAGTGGTTAAATACATTAAACATTGAGCCTATGATAAAAGAGATATACGAAAAAGCATTTGAAGCAGCACGTATAGAGAGCCAGAGAGTTATAAAAAAAGGGTTTATTCCAAAAGAGTATGAGGATCAGATTCATAAAATGTCTCAACAAGTTTTAAAGAGATTTTTACATCAGATGAGCTCAAAAATGAGAAGTGTCTCTGAAGAGTCAAAAGCAGATATGCTAACGAGTGCAGTGCAGTTTTTGATAGAAAAAGACCAAAGAGATATACCAGATAAATATAAGTGCGAACACGCATTAAATATCATAGAAGGAAGATAA